The Herbaspirillum sp. DW155 genomic interval TTCGGTGAAGGTCGGTTCGTCGTAGGGATCGGCGATGAGAGTCGCGATGTCCACCAGTTGCGTTTCCGGCAGCGACAGCGGCAGGCTGATCCAGCCACCGCTGTCGGCCGCACGGCAGTTGCAGTCCTGCGTGACGGCCGCGCTCTGGGTGGCAAGGGCGCGCAATTGCGCCAGGTCCGGATGGGGAAGCAGATCTTGCATGGCAGGGGAGAATTCAGTGCGTGGATCTGCGGCGGCCTGTGGACAAGTGGCGCGTAAACGATATAAATGATTTATCCACAGGCCGCCCGACGAGATGCGGGCAGGTTTACTTCTTCGGGTTGTAGCGGATATCGCCTTCGAACAGTTGCGCGGTACCGCCACCCAGGTCGGACTGCACCGGCCACACCTCATGCCCGATGCGCAGCTCGGTGCCTTCATGCACGGCCTTGGCCACGATGATGCGCGCGTCTTCGGCGGCGACCATGCCTTCCTTCATCTGGCTCACTTCCTCCAGCAGCACCTTGACCTCGTAGGCCAGCGCCTTGCGCTTGTCGCTGGTTTCGTGCAGCAGTTCCGGCGTGGCCTTCTCGGGGTTGAGCTTGTAGTAGCTCTGTTGCTTGATGGTGCGGTCCAGCTCGGCCACCTTGCGGGTGTATTCCTGTTCCTTGATGGCGATCTTCTCTTCCAGATACGGGTCCAGCCCCACCTGCACGCGCGTGTGCGTGGTGGTGGGTGCGCCGATGACGTTGGCGCGGATGATGTTGGTGGCTTCCACGCGTCCGCCGATGATGTGGCCGGTGCGCGGATTGCCCTTGCCTACCGTGATCTCGTTGCCTGCCAGCAGTTCACAGTGGCGGGCGTTGCCCAGCACCAGGATGTCTTCGGCCGCTTCGATATGGGCGCTTTCGGCAAACATCACCTGCACCGATTTCTGCGAACTGATGCGCGAGGCAATGGACGTGGTGCCGGCCTGCGCGGTCACGCCTTCGGTGTGGCCGATCACGCCACCCTTGACCGTGACGCTGCCGCCGGCCACGATCTCGGCCGCTTCCACGGTGCCGTTGACCACCACGTCGCCGCCCACGTTCATCTTCATGCCGGTGAGCACGTCGCCCGAGACGCGCACCGTGCCTTCGAAGCTGAGGTTGCCGGTGGACAGGTCGACGTTTTCCACATCCAGCACCGGATTGACCTTCACGCCATTCTTGATGACCGTGGGCTGGCCCGGTACGATGGCCACCAGCAGGTCGGGGTCTTCTTCGCTCGGTTCGGCACCGATGCATTCCTTGGAAAAGGGCACATCGGCAATCGGCCGCGCCGGCACCTTGCCGCCACGGATGTCGATGCCATCCTGGCCCGGCACCGGGGGAATGCGCCGCATCAGCGGATCGCCCACTTTCACCAGCAAGATGTGACCCATGTCGGCGTAGGAGACCACGGCATCTTCGTCGATGTCGGCCAGCTCTTCTTCCTTTTCTTCCAGCAGGCTCTCGAAACGGGCCGGCTCGGCAGGCGTGGGCATGAGCCCCTGCGCCACCACCAGCTTGTTGCAGAAGCCGGCCGACAGCGCCGCGCGCAACTGCTCATGCAGGATGCCGTAGGTGATGCCGGCGGCGCGGATGGCATTGACCACTTCCACGCTCTTGGCGCGGCCGCCGTAGGGCGGCACCAGGGTCAGCGAGGCCGTCATCAGGTCATCGTCCACTTCCAGCGAGAACTCGCCGTCGCGGCGCTCGGCGATGACTTGCGTGATCGGCTCCTTGGCATCTTCGGCCTTGCGCACGAAGGCGTTGAGCACCGAATCCTGGAAAAAAAGTTTCGTCAGTCCTTGGTCGGCCATGGCCTGTTTCAGGAAGGCCAGCGTGAGCGGCGGAAAGCCCTGTACGGGCTGCCAGGTGGCGCTCAGTTCGCCGCTGGCCCTGTCGAACGCAAACGACAGCGGTTGCGGAGTTGCTTGGTTCATTCTGTTCCTCGATGTAAGGCTGCACCGGGTCTGTTTCGGATCGCTCGCGTGTCGTGACACAAGCCAGTGACGCGGGGATGTCTGGTCCTGCCATGGAGGTGCGGGCCCTGATCCGGCGCGTTGCTGACCGCACCGGCAAAAAGGCGGCGGCAGTCCCCCTGACGCAATACGGATGACATTGTAATGTGGCAAGATGATCCAGTAATTTGGTCGGTAGCACAAGTTTTGCCAATTTTGGCTCTAGATTAGGCTCTTATCGTTGGTTTTATGTTAAGTACCCAAATAGAAGACTTCAAGGGAGAAGATCCTCGTGAAGATGCCTTGAGTGCGGCCCGCTATCGGGCAGGCCGTACCAGTACGCTGGTCAGCATCGTGGTCAATATCGCGCTGGTGATGCTGCAGGTCACCGCCGGCGTGTTCTCTGGTTCGCAGGCGCTCATTGCCGACGGCATTCATTCGCTGTCGGATCTCATTTCCGATTTCGTGGTGCTGCTGGCCGGCCATCACAGCCGCAAGCAGGCCGACGACGATCATCAATATGGTCACCAGCGTTACGAAACGGCGGCCTCGCTCGCGCTGGGTGCGCTGCTGCTGGCGGTGGGCCTGGGCATGCTGGTCTCGGCCGCACAGAAGATCCAGCACTATGGCCACACGCCGCCGGTGCACGTTGCTGCCTTGTGGGTTGCGTTGACGGCGCTGCTGGCCAAGGAGCTGCTGTTTCGCTACATGCTGCGCATCGCCGAGCGGGTGCGCTCCAGCATGCTGGTCGCCAATGCCTGGCATGCACGCTCGGACGCCGCATCCTCATTGGTGGTGGCGCTGGGCATTGTCGGTAGCCTGGCCGGTTTCACCTTGCTTGATCCGGTAGCGGCGGCCGTGGTGGGCTTGATGGTGGTGCGCACCGGCTGGGGATTTTTCTGGAGCGCCTTGCACGACCTGATGGATCGCGCCGTCTCAGCCGAAGAAGCGCAGGCCATCCGCGCCACCATCCTTGCCACGCCCGGCGTGCAGGGCCTGCACGACCTGCGCACGCGGCGCATGGGCGACCTCACGCTGGTGGATGTGCATCTGGAAATCGATGGTGGCCTCACCGTCACCGAAGGGCATGCCATTGCCATCGACGCACGCAGGCGGGTGCTGGCGGCGCATCATGTGCTGGATGTGATGACGCATGTGGATCCGGTGGGGCAGGGTAATGCGCACTGATCGTCACAATGTATGCCTGGCAAACCATTGTGTAGCGCACGCCGCATCATTCTGACGAACGCGGCACGACAACTTGTCTAGCCCGTCCGTCTTCGTTTAAAATCGTGGCTTCTCTTTGGGGAGTAGCCAGCTTCCGGGTCATCCGGAAGAGCCCGTGTCAACATTCTCGGCAGCATCGCTGCCGTGGCGCGGGTAGCCATCCAGGTAGGCGAGACCATAGACGTATCCTGCGGCCAGGCTGGGCGCGCAGGCACGTCCATGGACTTCGCCCGGCCAAGGAACCCCGTTCATGAATTTCCCCGCTCTCGTTCTCCTCGCGCTTGCGATGTCCACTGACGCCTTTGCGGCAGCCATCGGCAAGGGCGCCGCCATGCAGAAGCCACGCTTCCTGCAGGCATTGCGCATCGGTCTGCTGTTCGGCGTGATCGAAGCCATCACGCCCCTGATCGGGTGGTTCGCCGGTTCTGTCGCGACCAAGTGGGTCTCGCAATGGGATCACTGGATCGCCTTCGTGCTGCTGCTGGTGCTGGGCGCGCGCATGATTCGCGAAGGTCTCAGCGACGACGATGAGGAAGACGCCGCCGACGTCACCCCCCAAAAGCAATCCGTGGTCATGCTGGCCCTCACCGCCGTGGCCACCAGCATCGACGCCATGGCCGTGGGCGTGGGCCTGGCCTTCATCGACGTCAACATCCTCGAAGCCTCCCTGCTCATCGGCCTGGCCACCACCACCATGGTCACCATCGGCATCATGGTCGGCCGCGTGCTGGGGCATCTGATCGGCAAGCGTGCCGAGATCATCGGTGGCGTGGTGTTGATCGGCGTGGGGGCGGCGATCCTCTATGAACACCTGAGCCGCGTGGGTGGCTGAAGCCAGGAGAAGTGCGCTGCCAGCGCCGCGCACTATCTTGTGTGGCTGGCAGCACCTCTTGCGGTTGATTCATATCGATGGTGTATTAATACCCATCGAATTATATATTGGACAAACAGTCCTCCTGCGGGCACTCTTGTGCTCCCTTTTTCCCTAAGCAGCCCTGAGGAGACACCCATCATGCCGACCTACCGTTCCTATACCACCACCCAAGGCCGCAACATGGCCGGCGCGCGTGCGCTGTGGCGTGCCACCGGCATGAAGGATGGCGATTTCAGCAAGCCCATCATTGCGGTGGTGAACTCCTTCACCCAGTTCGTGCCCGGCCACGTCCACCTGAAGGACCTGGGCCAGCTGGTGGCGCGCGAGATCGAGGCGGCCGGCGGCGTGGCCAAGGAATTCAACACCATCGCCGTGGATGACGGCATCGCCATGGGCCACGACGGCATGCTCTACTCGCTGCCCTCGCGCGACCTGATCGCCGACTCGGTGGAATACATGGTCAACGCCCACTGCGCCGACGCCATGGTCTGCATCTCCAACTGCGACAAGATCACCCCGGGCATGTTGATGGCCGCCATGCGCCTGAACATCCCCGTGGTCTTCGTCTCCGGCGGTCCGATGGAAGCCGGCAAGGTCATCAAGACCGTCAACACCGACAAGAAGGTCATCAAACTGGATCTGGTGGACGCCATGATCCAGGCAGGCGACAAGAACATCTCGGACGCCGACGTGGCCGAAGTGGAACGCTCGGCCTGTCCGACCTGCGGTTCCTGCTCGGGCATGTTCACCGCCAACTCGATGAACTGCCTGACCGAAGTGCTGGGCCTGTCGCTGCCCGGCAATGGCACCATCGTCGCCACCCATGCCGACCGCAAGGAACTGTTCCTGCGCGCCGGCCGCCTGATCGTCGAACTGGCCAGGCGCCACTACGAACAGGACGACTACAGCATCCTGCCGCGCAACATCTGCACCAAGGAAACCTGGGAAAACGCCATGACCCTGGACGTCTCCATGGGCGGCTCCACCAACACCGTGCTGCACTTGCTGGCCGCAGCCCACGAAGCCAAGGTGGAATTCACCATGGCCGACATCGACCGCATCTCGCGCAAGGTTCCCTGCCTGTGCAAGGTCGCACCGATGACCAACAAGTACCACATCGAAGACGTGCACCGCGCCGGCGGCATCATCTCCATCCTGGGTGAGCTGGCGCGCGCCGGCCTGCTGGATACCTCGCGTCCGACCGTGCACAGCAAGACCCTGGGTGAGGCCATCGAGAAATTCGACATCCGCGTCACCAGCGATCCGGCCGTGCACAAGCTGTTCCGCGCCGCGCCCGGTGGCGTGCCCACGCAAGTGGCCTTCTCGCAGGAAGAGCGTTACGAGGAAAGCGATCTGGACCGCGCCAACGGCTGTATCCGCGACCGTGAACACGCCTATTCGCAAGATGGCGGCCTGGCGGTCCTGTACGGCAACATCGCCGAGAAGGGTTGCATCGTCAAGACCGCAGGCGTGGATGAAAGCATCCTGAAATTCTCCGGCACCGCGCGTGTCTTCGAGAGCCAGGACGCCGCCGTCGAAGGCATCCTGGGCGACAAGGTGAAAGCCGGCGATGTGGTCATCGTGCGCTACGAAGGCCCCAAGGGCGGCCCCGGCATGCAGGAAATGCTGTACCCGACTTCGTACATCAAGTCCAAGGGTCTGGGCAAGGCCTGCGCATTGTTCACCGATGGCCGCTTCTCCGGCGGTTCCTCGGGCCTGGTGATCGGCCACGCCTCGCCGGAAGCGGCTGAAGGCGGCGCCATCGGCCTGGTGGAGGAGGGCGACATGATCGACATCGACATCCCCAACCGCACCATCAATCTGCGCATCTCCGGTGAGGAACTGGCCAAGCGCCGCGCCGACATGGAAGCCCGTGGTGATGCTGCCTGGCAGCCGGGCAACCGCCAGCGCGTGGTGTCGCAGGCATTGCAGGCTTATGCTGCGCTGACCACTTCGGCCGATCGTGGCGCCGTGCGTGACCTGTCGCAACTGAAGCGCTGATCGCTGCCGGCCATTCCCGGCCCTCGCCGCAAAAAGCAAAACCGCCCGGTGCAAGCCGGGCGGTTTTTTTATTGTCCTGCGTTGGCGCCGGCTGTGTCGGCTCAGGTCTTGATGGCCGGCCGCATATGGGTGGACGCGAACGCCAGTCCTTCCTCGAAGGACGACAGCACCATGTCCACCTGCTCCTTCACGGTCGCAGCATCCACTTCTTCATTGAAGAAGGAAGGGCGGATCGTCACCAGCAGTGCATGCGGCAGGTCGGTGCGCAGGTTGCGTACCACGTCCAGCCAGGTCTCCAGCTTGTCGCGTTCCGGATAGACCAGAAACACGATGGAGACCAGCTGGCCCTTGCTGCTGTCGGGGGGCGTTTCTTCGAGCTGGTCGAAGGTCATGCTGCGGGCATCGATGCCGCTCACGCGCAGCGCATGCACCAGCAGTTCGGAGAGCAGGTCGTCGCGCTCCCGGCGCAGGCCGCCGCACAGCACCACTGAGCCTTGCGGCACGTCCAGCGAGCCCTGCCAGCGACCCAGGCGGGCCAGGCGCAGTTCGCGCAGATGTGCGCCCACGCCGCTGTTGAGCAGCGGCACTTCGCGGCGGCGGCGCAGGCTGCGCGGGGCGCCGGGGCTTTGCGTGAGCACTTCGGTCAGTTGTGAGATCGAGCGCAGCAAGCGGTCTTGCTGGGCAGCTTCGATGCGGCCATTGCGCAGGTCCAGTGCGGCCAGGGCCAGGCCGGGCAGCAGGATCTGGTCGCAGTACTTGGCAAAGCTCTGCTTTTGCAGATGGGCGCGGGCGGCGCGGATGATGGCTTCGGATTCACCGGCCAGCGCGCGCTGGTAGAAACGCTCGGCATGGCTCATATCCGGCGCTTCGCCCAGCAGGACCGTGATCGGCTCCAGGGCGGCCACGTGGCGTCCGGCCACGACCAGGCACAGCGTCAGCGGCGTGGACAGCAGCAGGCCGATCGGGCCCCACAGCGAGCCCCAGAACAGCGCCGAGACGATCACCGCCAGCGGCGACAACCCCGAGCTGTGGCCATAGACGCGCGGCTCGATGAAGTTGGAGACGATCACTTCCAGCCCCACGTAGAAGGCCAGGAAGGACAGCGCCAGCCACCAGCCCGGATCGATGGCGGCAATGAATACCGAGATCATCAGCCCCGAGGCCAGCGCGCCCAGGTAGGGTACGAAGCGCAGCACTCCGGCCAGCGTGCCCCACAGCACCGCGTGCGGTACTCCGCCGACGGCCAGCACGATCCCCATGGTCAGGCCGAACACCAGGTTGACCACGAACTGCGAAAAGAAGAAACGCGAGACCCCTTCGGCTGCATCGCCCAGGGCCTGCATGGTGCGGCTCATCTCGGTCAGTCCGGCCAGGCGGATCAGGCGTTCGCGCAGCGATTCCTGTTCCAGCAGGATGAACACCAGCAGCACCAGCACGATGCCGGCCTGGCCGATGGGCCCCCAGGCCAGTGCAAACAGGCGTCGCAGCGCACCGCGCACCGACATGCGGGTATCGGCTTCGGGGCTGGATGCTGCGGTGCTGGCGGCGGTCGCGGTGTGACTGTTCTTCTTGCCGCTGCGCGCGGTCTCCGGCAGCGGCTGCGGGATCACCGCCGTCAGTTCGGCTTCCAGCCGGGCGAAGGGACGTTCGGTCAGGGTGCGTACGCTCTCGATCTTGTCCTGGATGGCGTCACGATACTGCGGCAGGTCGCTGGTCACGCTGACCAGCTGGAAGGTCAGCACCACCGCCAGCGCCACCAGGCAGCCCCCGACGAGCAATACCGAGACCATCGCGGCCGCGGCGCGGTTCAGGCCCAGGACTTCGAGTTTGCGGACCAGCGGCAGGATGATGAGGCTGGCAATGCCGGCTACCGCCAGCGGTGCCAGGATGTCACGGCCGAAGTAGAACATGCCCAGCACGACGGCCGCACCGAGCAGGGTGGCTGAGCTCAGGCGCGAAAAAGCGGAAGTCTTGAGGTTTTGCATGGTGAGGATGGGGATGGCGCAGCAGGGCGGGAATGCAGCGCGAGTATAGCCGTTGCCCGTGCGCTGCGCTCGCCGCGTTTTGACGTTTTACTTCAGCATCGCCTGTCGGGCAGGCGGGCGGCGGCCAGCGCGCGGCAGGCTCAGCGGATCACTTCATATAACTCCAGAGGCAGCCCATCCGGGTCGGCGAAGAAGGTGAAGCGCCGGCCGGTGTATTCGTCCACGCGGATATCTTCCACGGCCACGCCCCGGGCTTCCAGTTCGGCCTTGCTGGCGGCGACGTCGGCTACCGCCAGGGACAGGTGGCGCAGGCCGCAGGCTTCCGGGCGCGATGGCCGCACCGGTGGCGCCGGGAAGGAGAACAGTTCGATCTGGCTGCCGTCGGGCAGGCCCAGGTCCAGCTTCCAGGAGTCGCGCGCCTGGCGGTAATGCTCGGCGATCACGCGCAGTCCCAGCAGGTCGACGTAGAAAGCTTTGGAGACGGCATAGTCGGAACAGATGACGGCCACGTGATGGATGCCTTGCAGTTGCATGGAAGTCTTTCAGAAAAAGGTTCAGCCGGGACGGCCCTTGGGCCCGAGCCTGGTCAGTCCGGCACACACGGCACGCACCTTGCTGCGCAGCCAGCGATGGGCCGGGTCCATCTCCACCCGGGGATGCCACATCAGCGCGACGATGATGGGATCGGTGGGCACCGGCAGTTCGAACAGATGGATGCCGGAGGCGCTGCCATCCTTGCGCGGTGCGCCGGCCGTGGTCAGGAAGGAATAGGGCACCATGGTCACCAGGTCAGAAGTGCGCACCACCGCCAGCGCGCCGGGGAAACTCGGCACCACCGCCACCACCTTGCGTGTGAGGCCACGTGCGGCCAACGCCGCATCGAGCGGACTGTTGCGGTCGCCGCGCGGCGAGGCACTCACGTGTTCGTAGGCGCAATAGCGCTCCGCGCTCACCCGCCGCAAGGCCGCCAGCGGATGCCCGATGCGCACCGCGCCCACGAAGCGGTCGCGGAACAGCGTCTGCAGTCTCACCTCCGGTCCCATCTCGCTGGCCACGCCGATTTCCAGGTCGGCACTGCCTTCGCGCAGCGGCAGGGGACTGCGTTCCATCTTGGGGGCGAAGCGCAGCCGCACCAGTGGGGCCTCGGCGGTGACGGCGCCGATGAGCGCGGCGCCGCAGGCTTCGATGAAACCTTCGTTGGCGCGCAGGGTGAAGTCGCGCTCCAGCCGCGCCAGGTCCAGTTCCGGCACCGAGGGACGCAAGACCGAACGCGCTTCGTGCACGACGTTGCGCACGCGCTCGCGCAGCGCCTCGGCGCAAGGAGTGAGCACCATCTGCCGCCCCGCACGCACCAGCAAAGGATCGCCGGTGGCCAGGCGCAGCCGCGTGAGCGTGCGGCTCATGGCCGAGGCGCTCAGGCCCAGCCGGCGCGCGGCGCCCGCCACGCTGGCTTCGGCGATGAGGGCATCGAGGGCGATCAACAGGTTGAGGTCGGTATCGGGCATGGCGCATCCTAGCATGTGTTTTCAGACATGGCGTCTGATGCAATTATCCAATGCAAGCCGTGCGTCTTCCGCCTCGTCTCATGGCTGGCTATAGTGAAGACCTGATCCGATCTTCCCAAGCGATTCCCATGGAACTCTTTTCCGACCTGCCCGGCGACGAAGGCCTGCCGGGCGTGCAGCGCCGCCGCGCCATGCTGGCCGTGATGATGGCCACCACCATGGCCGTGTTCGACGGCACCATCATCAACGTGGCCCTGCCCCAGATCAGCCTGGCCCTGCAGACCTCGGCCGCCGCCTCGGTGTGGGTGGCCAATGCCTACCTGCTGGCGACCGCCATGACGCTGGCCGCCTTTGCCGCCCTGTCTGCGCGGCTGGGTTTCCGCACCCAGTTCACGGCCGGGCTGGCGGTGTTCACGCTGGCCTCGCTGGGCTGTGCGCTGTCGCGCTCGGTGGATGTGCTCATCGCCATGCGCGTCCTGCAGGGACTGGGCGGGGCGGCCATGCTCAGCATTGCGCCGGCGATCCATCGCACCGTCTTTCCCAACCGCCTGCTGGGCCGCATCCTCGGCCTCAATGCCGTGCTGGTGGCGGCCAGCACGGCCATCGGCCCGGTGCTGGGCGGCACCTTGCTGGCGGCCCTCGGTTGGGAGTGGATCTTCCTCATCAACGTGCCGCTGGGCGTGATCGCGGTACTGCTGTCCTGGAGCGCCATTCCGCAAACGCGCCAACCGGCGCGCGCACCCTTCGACGTGGCCGGTGCGCTGTGGTCGGCGCTGGCCATGGGCGCGCTCATCATGGCGGCCGATACCTGTGCGCGCTTTGCCGAACCCGGCCAGAGCGCGCATGCCGCGCTGCTGGCGTCGGGCTACGCGGCCGTGGCCGTGCTGGCCGCACTGGCCTTCGTGCGCGGACAGCGCCGCGTGTCCGAGCCCCTGTTGCCGCTGGATATCTTTGCCAATGCCCGTTTCTCGCTGGCCGCACTGACTTCGCTGGTTTCCTTCGTGGGCCAGGGTATCGCTTTCGTGGCCTTGCCCTTCCTGTTCCAGAATGCGTATGGCTATACCGCCTTCGAATCGGCGGCGCTCTTTACCCCGTGGCCGCTGGGCATCGTGCTGGTGGCCCCGCATGCCGGCCGCCTGGCCGACCGCCATTCTGCGGCGCTGCTCTCGAGCCTGGGTCTGGCGCTCTTTACCGTCGGGCTGGGCTTGCTGGCCTTGCTGCCCGATCACGCCCAGGCCTGGGACATCGGCTGGCGCGCGTTGGTGTGCGGCATGGGCTTCGGTTTCTTCCAGAGTCCCAACAACCGCGAGATGCTCTCCAACGTGACGCGTGAACGCAGCGGCAATGCCTCGGGCGTGCTGGCCATCATGCGGACCTTCGGCCAGTGCCTGGGCGCAGCACTGCTGGGGACGGTCCTGGCGATCTGCACCGCCGCTGCGGTGGCGCAAGGCGAAGTGCAGATGAGCCCGACCCAGGATGGCGAGGCGATCCGTATCGCACTGTGGGTTGCGGTAGTGGCAACGGCACTGGCCACGGCGGTCAGCGCCAGCCGGTTGCGGCGTCAGGCGCAACCGGCCGCCTGATCAGTGTTTGCCGGCCATGGTGCAGAAAACGTCAACTTGGCCTGAGCTCATCATTAACGTGAATGTACGCAGAATGGTAACTTTTTAGTGAAGTGGTAAATCCTCGCTGATCGTCGCTTTGTCAAGGCCGGCGGGAGCATACACTGCTGCTTCCTTGCCGGCGTGTCGACTGCCGCAAAGGGACATCACAATCACAATAGCGCCCCTTTCGATCTCATTTTCCTCGCCTGGCTCAACAAGCAGGCGGGTCATGCAGTCCGCCCGCGCAGGTTTCGACCAACTCTCTCCGGCTTCACCTTCCATCGGCCGGGGGATACGCTAAGGGGTCAGTACTATGGGCAAGCTGAAAGTCGTGACCAGACTGGCGTTGGGCTTCGGCCTGATTCTGGTGTTTCTGCTGGGCATTTCCGTGTTGGGCATGATGGGCATGTCGCGCGTCAACGATGCACTCACCGACATCAGTGCCGTCAACAATGCTGAAACCAAGCTGGTCACCACCTTGCGGGTGGCGCTGAGCCAGCGTGCCATCGCCATTCGCAACATCGCTCTGCTGGACGATCAGGAAGGCATGCGCGTGGAATCGCAGACGCTGGCGCGCCAGGAAAAAATCTACGCCGACGCCCTGGTGGCGCTGGACAAGATGTTCACCACCGAGGCCGCTACCACCGAGCGCGAGAAGCAGTTGCTGGCCCAGATCAAGAACGATGAAGCTGCGACCGTACCGCTGATGGCCAAGGCCTTGCAGTTGGGACTGGACAACAAGCCGCTCGATGCCGTCAAGGTGCTCCTCACCGAGGTACGACCCAAGCAGCAGGCCTGGATCAAGTCGCTCACCGAGCTGGCCGACTTCGA includes:
- the ilvD gene encoding dihydroxy-acid dehydratase, whose protein sequence is MPTYRSYTTTQGRNMAGARALWRATGMKDGDFSKPIIAVVNSFTQFVPGHVHLKDLGQLVAREIEAAGGVAKEFNTIAVDDGIAMGHDGMLYSLPSRDLIADSVEYMVNAHCADAMVCISNCDKITPGMLMAAMRLNIPVVFVSGGPMEAGKVIKTVNTDKKVIKLDLVDAMIQAGDKNISDADVAEVERSACPTCGSCSGMFTANSMNCLTEVLGLSLPGNGTIVATHADRKELFLRAGRLIVELARRHYEQDDYSILPRNICTKETWENAMTLDVSMGGSTNTVLHLLAAAHEAKVEFTMADIDRISRKVPCLCKVAPMTNKYHIEDVHRAGGIISILGELARAGLLDTSRPTVHSKTLGEAIEKFDIRVTSDPAVHKLFRAAPGGVPTQVAFSQEERYEESDLDRANGCIRDREHAYSQDGGLAVLYGNIAEKGCIVKTAGVDESILKFSGTARVFESQDAAVEGILGDKVKAGDVVIVRYEGPKGGPGMQEMLYPTSYIKSKGLGKACALFTDGRFSGGSSGLVIGHASPEAAEGGAIGLVEEGDMIDIDIPNRTINLRISGEELAKRRADMEARGDAAWQPGNRQRVVSQALQAYAALTTSADRGAVRDLSQLKR
- a CDS encoding LysR family transcriptional regulator — translated: MPDTDLNLLIALDALIAEASVAGAARRLGLSASAMSRTLTRLRLATGDPLLVRAGRQMVLTPCAEALRERVRNVVHEARSVLRPSVPELDLARLERDFTLRANEGFIEACGAALIGAVTAEAPLVRLRFAPKMERSPLPLREGSADLEIGVASEMGPEVRLQTLFRDRFVGAVRIGHPLAALRRVSAERYCAYEHVSASPRGDRNSPLDAALAARGLTRKVVAVVPSFPGALAVVRTSDLVTMVPYSFLTTAGAPRKDGSASGIHLFELPVPTDPIIVALMWHPRVEMDPAHRWLRSKVRAVCAGLTRLGPKGRPG
- the mntP gene encoding manganese efflux pump MntP is translated as MNFPALVLLALAMSTDAFAAAIGKGAAMQKPRFLQALRIGLLFGVIEAITPLIGWFAGSVATKWVSQWDHWIAFVLLLVLGARMIREGLSDDDEEDAADVTPQKQSVVMLALTAVATSIDAMAVGVGLAFIDVNILEASLLIGLATTTMVTIGIMVGRVLGHLIGKRAEIIGGVVLIGVGAAILYEHLSRVGG
- a CDS encoding VOC family protein produces the protein MQLQGIHHVAVICSDYAVSKAFYVDLLGLRVIAEHYRQARDSWKLDLGLPDGSQIELFSFPAPPVRPSRPEACGLRHLSLAVADVAASKAELEARGVAVEDIRVDEYTGRRFTFFADPDGLPLELYEVIR
- a CDS encoding AI-2E family transporter, encoding MQNLKTSAFSRLSSATLLGAAVVLGMFYFGRDILAPLAVAGIASLIILPLVRKLEVLGLNRAAAAMVSVLLVGGCLVALAVVLTFQLVSVTSDLPQYRDAIQDKIESVRTLTERPFARLEAELTAVIPQPLPETARSGKKNSHTATAASTAASSPEADTRMSVRGALRRLFALAWGPIGQAGIVLVLLVFILLEQESLRERLIRLAGLTEMSRTMQALGDAAEGVSRFFFSQFVVNLVFGLTMGIVLAVGGVPHAVLWGTLAGVLRFVPYLGALASGLMISVFIAAIDPGWWLALSFLAFYVGLEVIVSNFIEPRVYGHSSGLSPLAVIVSALFWGSLWGPIGLLLSTPLTLCLVVAGRHVAALEPITVLLGEAPDMSHAERFYQRALAGESEAIIRAARAHLQKQSFAKYCDQILLPGLALAALDLRNGRIEAAQQDRLLRSISQLTEVLTQSPGAPRSLRRRREVPLLNSGVGAHLRELRLARLGRWQGSLDVPQGSVVLCGGLRRERDDLLSELLVHALRVSGIDARSMTFDQLEETPPDSSKGQLVSIVFLVYPERDKLETWLDVVRNLRTDLPHALLVTIRPSFFNEEVDAATVKEQVDMVLSSFEEGLAFASTHMRPAIKT
- a CDS encoding cation diffusion facilitator family transporter; the encoded protein is MLSTQIEDFKGEDPREDALSAARYRAGRTSTLVSIVVNIALVMLQVTAGVFSGSQALIADGIHSLSDLISDFVVLLAGHHSRKQADDDHQYGHQRYETAASLALGALLLAVGLGMLVSAAQKIQHYGHTPPVHVAALWVALTALLAKELLFRYMLRIAERVRSSMLVANAWHARSDAASSLVVALGIVGSLAGFTLLDPVAAAVVGLMVVRTGWGFFWSALHDLMDRAVSAEEAQAIRATILATPGVQGLHDLRTRRMGDLTLVDVHLEIDGGLTVTEGHAIAIDARRRVLAAHHVLDVMTHVDPVGQGNAH
- a CDS encoding FapA family protein, with the translated sequence MNQATPQPLSFAFDRASGELSATWQPVQGFPPLTLAFLKQAMADQGLTKLFFQDSVLNAFVRKAEDAKEPITQVIAERRDGEFSLEVDDDLMTASLTLVPPYGGRAKSVEVVNAIRAAGITYGILHEQLRAALSAGFCNKLVVAQGLMPTPAEPARFESLLEEKEEELADIDEDAVVSYADMGHILLVKVGDPLMRRIPPVPGQDGIDIRGGKVPARPIADVPFSKECIGAEPSEEDPDLLVAIVPGQPTVIKNGVKVNPVLDVENVDLSTGNLSFEGTVRVSGDVLTGMKMNVGGDVVVNGTVEAAEIVAGGSVTVKGGVIGHTEGVTAQAGTTSIASRISSQKSVQVMFAESAHIEAAEDILVLGNARHCELLAGNEITVGKGNPRTGHIIGGRVEATNIIRANVIGAPTTTHTRVQVGLDPYLEEKIAIKEQEYTRKVAELDRTIKQQSYYKLNPEKATPELLHETSDKRKALAYEVKVLLEEVSQMKEGMVAAEDARIIVAKAVHEGTELRIGHEVWPVQSDLGGGTAQLFEGDIRYNPKK
- a CDS encoding MFS transporter, whose amino-acid sequence is MELFSDLPGDEGLPGVQRRRAMLAVMMATTMAVFDGTIINVALPQISLALQTSAAASVWVANAYLLATAMTLAAFAALSARLGFRTQFTAGLAVFTLASLGCALSRSVDVLIAMRVLQGLGGAAMLSIAPAIHRTVFPNRLLGRILGLNAVLVAASTAIGPVLGGTLLAALGWEWIFLINVPLGVIAVLLSWSAIPQTRQPARAPFDVAGALWSALAMGALIMAADTCARFAEPGQSAHAALLASGYAAVAVLAALAFVRGQRRVSEPLLPLDIFANARFSLAALTSLVSFVGQGIAFVALPFLFQNAYGYTAFESAALFTPWPLGIVLVAPHAGRLADRHSAALLSSLGLALFTVGLGLLALLPDHAQAWDIGWRALVCGMGFGFFQSPNNREMLSNVTRERSGNASGVLAIMRTFGQCLGAALLGTVLAICTAAAVAQGEVQMSPTQDGEAIRIALWVAVVATALATAVSASRLRRQAQPAA